The Solanum lycopersicum chromosome 8, SLM_r2.1 DNA segment TGTCGGGTCGGGTTGGTATCCATTAACATGCAGTGTATTTTAATGagcagaaagaaaaattttcaacactccttttgttatttttcatattcgATATTCAGATTAAAGtttaatacaatttaaattcgaagcattgtaaagttttatagagtttttttttcattttcaaaaatttaaactcaaaactttttaattaaagataaataaatcTCAATTATTTCGCGATATCGCGTCGGTGAGACCCAACACCTTTGCTTTAGGGGACACGTGTTGAGTGCAATtaataaattgagaaaaaaacaCGTGGCAGTGTTTTGTATTAGCTGCTTGGGTCGGTGGGGATTTGATCCCACGTGAACCCACCTAAATCTATGTACCTGCGACCTGCCAAATGTCGgagaattttatttatttattgaatagattttttgtggaaaatattgtaatttaCAACTTAAATATTcctattaagaaaaaaagatatgGTACTAAAAATTTTACCAAgaagtatttatattttgtagaaaaaagaaaatcaaatgtctttcattattttttataaatatatatgattaattagaattaatcataatagataaataatttaattttcaatcaAATACATCATTTAATTATACTGTAACATAAATACAAACAgataaaattatacaaaatctTAAAATACACAAATTTTACGAAGAGAATACAAATTCACGTAATTGTTTATTTATAGAATTGAAGTTGCaattataattgtattttgattatattttttgtgaaaaatatttgagggaTTTAGGTGTGAACAATTAATGAACTTTTTGCCTTGCATAACAAAAGTGATGACATAATTATAGAGACCTTTGGGtttggtaataaataaaataaaataaatacacgtCTACTCTTTAAGTCTTTAATTAATATGCCAACTATAACGCCCTATAGTTTCTACTCctccattaattttaattttatttttgcttcaCTTAATTAACAAGGGATACTTATACGTTTTACTCGTTAAATTgtaatgatattatatatatatatatatatatatatatatatatatatatatatatattgtatttccagtaactataaatttttatagtGAAGATTCAACTGACCACCCTTCGTATATAATTATGTTGTTAGTCAATATTATCTCCAAACTTTTTTtccaaagaaaataaattcaattatgaaagaaaaatatattttcatttcagAAAAAGTTCAagtatcaataataatattttaacttttatttaaagagaaaaataaacctcatataaggtagggaaaaaccctaaaatattatataccactttgaaatatttttttttcgatgataatattttaaattttatttaaagagaaaaatcGACCTCATATAAGGTAGGGAAAAAccctaaaatattatataccactttgtaatattttttttttactaattttagtatttgtaaatataaggaaaaataaattaaaaatggaatatggatatattatttgaaaatattagctCAGCAGATGAGTCGGTTCAGTGTggcttatataatatatatatctaaaaactAATAACAACACACATTTATGTTGAtagtaaattcaaaaaataatattgcaaTAAGTACAATTTGGTCaccatataaaaagaaaaaagaaaggaaattttcacattttttcctcttttaagtagaaaattataaaaaaaaaaaatggaaataaacAAGATAGAGATATTGGAAAGTGTATTTCTTTTAACACtattctcaatattttttttgttgatgttGGTTTCTTTTTTAGTGAATAggttaaaagaaattttaaattgtcattatttttacaaatttcatatttaaattatttagaattCAGAATATTCGTTGAATTATCATGACTCATATTaggattatttttttggaaaaatatgaCATTTCATGTGAAGATTACgcttcaaaatatcttttaatttttttaatatgatagtATATGGTAATATGTTAGTTTAAATagttctaaaattcaacatatatAAGGTGacttgataatttaaaattaatgtaaaaacaataaaagaataagatacacttgattataattatttaaagttaaattctttaaatcttttgctaataaaataaaagaaccGGCTATATCTTTTAATTACTATTTGGGCGAAAGATATGTGCAATAGCAAATCATTATTACCCTTTTGATTATCAAAGATAATcatcataattatcatatttatttcaaatatttctttaaagagGACATAGCTAATCACACTCAACAATGTATCTTAGAACAGGATTGACCAACTAAAATatcatattctttttaaaattacaaaaacccTTAAAATTGGTGGTATCAAACACATTTCAATACATTTGGATTGACACGTCCCCCAATTAAGCATATAATCGTCAATATCCTGATACTATATCTCATTTTTGGACACATCACTCAATGTTTTGATATATTACATAAAGTGATGTATTCAATCGAGATATCgtgtataactaatacattGTGTTAAGTAATATTGATATATCGTGTAAAGTAATAGCATATGAAAACAATAAAGTATAAAATTTCTAATTCTTTTCAAatggtaatattttttttttttaaaaaaaacatgataacataaattgtatatttgggtaatttttcatattatatatattgatcaTGAAAGACTTGTTCAGAATTGGGCCTTTGGGCCATTCAAAAATGAGCTCTTAATTGCAAAAATCTTTCCAGGCAACTTTGAGCCCAAACTCTTTACACCTTTGCCCATTTTCTTCAAATTGTGTCATATATTTGATTTGTAGGTGTTTTTGTTAGACACTtctaatattcaaattttataagttattttgTGCACAATCTCAAATATTCATTATACgatttgttaattatttaaaatatattatcttctttaatcaTACACATTACCCTCAATTGAAATATGTATAAgattatacaatttatttagATGAATTTGTATCTGTATAGTGAAAGCAGGTGACGTATTTtagatgattaatttatatatgttataaCTTATGAGCAATCCAAAGTAACGGACACAAAATTCAGAATAATTACATATTATCATGTGTTCAATAGAAACCATCAATATATTTCGagtgtctaaatgaaatttttacTCGGACCAAATACGTTGCTTGcctttgaaattttaatttgaccCGTTTGCACTCAAAACCCCAGTCCGGGTTTTTTCTTTTGGGGTTTTAGGGTCACTACAAAAATCTCTAttgaattttcttcttcaaattgcTTCTTTGTGTCCAAATTTTCCTCCATTTTTGATCGTCTGTGTCCGTTTAGTGCCCTAATCTTGTTCAACAACTCCATCAAACACTCACTTTCCAAGATGCAGCATGTCCGGAGAACTGGGATTTCATTGAAGACGAGGTGGTTGTTGTCAAATGCTGCAAAATCATGCAACAAGTTGGATTCTTTCTTGGAATATGTGCCTTCGAGAAGCTTATCTGATGTGGGTATCGGTCATTTCTCGTCAATGGCTGCTGAAAGTGCTGCTTTCAATGTTTCTGCTAAAAGGGTATGTGAAGTTCTGTCAAAAAATTCACATTGCTCTGATTGATTTTTCATGTTCTTGTTGCTTCTAAAATGGGTATGTATTAATTAGTGGGGCTTTGTATACAGTTTAGTACTTGTTAGATGTTGCATTTTGAACTTTCTCTATGTTGTGTTTGATGATTTTGATCAAATGTTAAAGGTTAATTTATAGTGATGAGaatgatttattaaaaaaagaaattcttttatgcataggggttgtttggtagagtgtataagaAAAGTACTGGATAGGGTGCATTAAAAATGTTGGTAGATTCTCTAATACATCGCACCAGTGATCCCTTAGTGGTAATGTAGCACCTTCATGTTAGACTGGTGGAGGTAATCTTAGCAGTTGTGGAAGATAAGCTGCAGTGTATGCAAAAGTGATCCAAGAAGCTTATCTGTTACAACAccatagttttttttcttttttgatgaaGGTAGAAATTTTACTGATGAGTGGTGAGTACTAGAAGGTAGTGAAAGCTACTGCTCCATAGTTTCTTTTTGACTCGCATAATGATTGTAGATATTTGTAAGCTCATTTTTCTTACATTTAGCTGTTGTATCAACCTAAACTTATGACTGCCGAGCTAAGTGTTGAATTAATTATGTCTGACCATTGAAGTACATCTCCTCCAATTATGTCTAAGTTGGAACTTTAGATCAAGCATCGAAGTTGAGTATTCCAATAATTCAGCAAGAAAATCCATAGACGTACCAATTCTAGtccctatttttttaataaccgAGAAGTTCCCTATGGGTTAGCTGACTGAACTCCATTGGCACACAGATGAGGAACTTGGGGGAGTATGGGCCCCTCCCTTCTCCCAGTTAAATACTAGGCTTTTTAGCAGATCTTGAACGCGTGATGTGTGCCTATCCTCATATCCTATGTTGTTCTTTTTCCGTTCTTTCTCTGATTATGATGTATTTGCAGGAACTGGTAAAATCAGGTTGTGCAAGGAGATCAGTATATGCTGCTTATCCTGCTGAGAAGGTGAGTTGAAATGTCTTACTACTTCAATGATCCTAAAGTTTGTTGGCTGCCTATTGATAACTTTTGCCCCCCAAAATTCTTACGTTTTGCAGGTTATCGATGAACCTGCTGGTTAGTAGATGCTACATTCATGATTGAAGAATTGCAAACTGTAAAAGAACAATTTGGATGTCTGCAAGTGTTAGATCTCCAAAGAATATTTATTTAGGATTAGTTCACTTCTCTTAATAAAGCGGATCTTGAGTCTGCTTTAACATTCGTCCATTCAGTGGGTTTAGTTCTTCACGTGTGCCATTCAAAAGGATCTGTCAAGCAATTTTTCTGTACtcagaaaatatatattttttaatttcttgagaACTTTAAGATGACGATTTCAAACATGTAGCTATAGAGAACGGTGTTTGTTTTCCTTAAGAAAAAGGAGGTGCCTTGCTTGATTCTACATATTGTGGGCTTGGTATCTACTTATGTGGGTAGTAAAAGGACAAAGGTTTAATTGAATGTTCTGCATCTAAGTTGCATGGGTCATAATGTTACATGGCTATGTCTTGCAGTTGTGGGGTTCTTGCAGGAAATGGTCAATACTTTAGCGTACAGATGTTAATTTCTTGTTGAGACTTCTGTTATATTATCATGGCTGTGCCTGACGGTTGTGGCACTCATGTACGAAAGGATCAATACTTTAAATTATGTCTTTATGCTTTCAGCGGGATCATTTCCTGTTGAGATCTTTAGAAAACTACGTGTGCATTCATGTAATTCCTGTGTCCAATCCATTTCACAATCTTGTGTCCATGTgacatcaaattttaatatttctgTAGGAACGTATTCTATGTTCATAAAAGTACTCAGACGTAGATCTTGCAGGAATTCTTGTTCTATACAGAAATAGAAGGAGCACACAATGCTTAATGACCTTCAGATCACCGTTTCAGCTTGTCAATACCACTGGCGTAAATCCTCAATCGTCTTGCTTTGCTAGATTATTTGCATCAAAGGCTTCTGGATCGAGGCAAAAGCAATCAGAGGTTATCTCTGTCTCtaaatcatgcatatatgtctttcctttttcttttagatTGTGAAAGGAGAACTTAGTTGAAAAGCAAACAAGAGTAAAATGTTCCAAGGACCACACTTAACTAATTCCCTAGCAAATCATTTATTAAGTATCGCCACTACCAAAATTTAGGTCCGAATTACTTATAAAAAGGCACTGTTGAGTTAGTaacattttgttttactttccaATAGCAATATTTGCCATTTAATGCATCTCAACTTAAGAAACATGTGATTCCAATATCAAggtattttactattttaagcTTGTCAATTCCAACTTGTGaaacaattattaatttagGTAAGTAGATTGACATATGAATTGAAGAAGCCCCCCCTTAATGAAATGTTTATGAGTTACTGGTGAACTCAAACTCATTCCCGTTTCACAAATCAATGCTATCTAAGGTAGCATGTCTTTAAAAGGCAAAAATGGACTAACAAGAGGATATTCGGTTCCGCTACAGTTACTTTGTTTCAGGTTTCCCAGTTCTACACTCCCTAAAAACCGTTACTCTCTGTgcacaaaagagtaagaaataatatttcCCTCCAAACCAAGTCAACTTATGTATATTTGTCCTGAAATGTTGTTATATTTCTTCACCATAAGCACTATTTAGTCTTAAAGGAGCTGCATAATGTACGAGTTTACCTTCCCATATCCTGTACCTGGTTGCTAGCAGCTcattcaatgagaaagagtcaCTATAATTTCCccccaaaacataaaaaataatcttgtGTGATGCTCATTTAATGAGGAGAAAGTTACTATATTCTGATCTTCTCCACAGTTGTGCAAATTGCAGTAGGAGATGCTTATGAGTTCCACCATATGCTCCAAGTCCACGTTAAGCTTTAGGACATGGAGCTTATTGGTGTGTGTACCTGCAACAAGTCATTCCTGtcatgtttttaaattttatatacagAAGAGTCAGAGGTGTACTTTTTAGGGCTATACAACTTTCCAAATAAGTGAAGTTAAAGGGAAAGGACTAAGGAGTGAAGTTTTTAGCGAAGAACCTTCTTGAACAGACACCTCCTGAGTTTTGGATCACATAGTGTTACTAGAGCTAATGAACCATATGATGATACATAACAAAGCTCTGTTAGGTTCAGTGCCAAGTCTGTAAGTTGCTATCAGGTCATTTGTCCTTCATGATTTCTAATTTGTATGATGTTTGCAGAAAGTAACACTGACAAATCATTGATTTTGTTGCTGTCAAAACCAAGTTTTTTCCACAGCCATGCTTGTTGgtctttcctattttttattgtcTAAGATTTATGCCCTATTGAATACAATTTCCTGTCTGAAACCTATTTATTGTTGGTATCCTAGGATTACCTCATcagatttctctctttttatgGCTGATCCCATGACCGTTTGGTTGGATGGATTATTGGTCGCATATGAAAATAATGCATGTATAATTTTGTGCAGCGTTGGTTGATTGTGTTAAATGAAACCTGCATTAAATTATGTGGGAATTTGTACATCGTTTTATGCGTGACAGCATGTGAAATACGAATACGTGTAACGTTTATCGGGGGGGTTAAAGTATTTAAAGATTCTACATTAGGTAGATTTTTCAATTATGGTATTAGTAACCCCGGGATTGTTCATACCACAattgtaatattaattttataccatACTCCATGTGGGATAATCCCGGGGTTGAACTACAAAGTGACTTTCTTCCAGAGATTTTTAAGCAAGCCGAGGTTAAAGTTGGAAATGAAAGTTTATCcaaattatttagtttaaacCGAACACATGTTTAATATTGTACTATGTATATCCCATTTTTGTTCCAATGACCTAAACATCTACCAATAAAAGTATATTCTACTAAATAGTCCCTTCATTATTTAGTTCCCAGATTATAGTCCTTGCATTATAATCTAGGTATAATTTGTTTGCAGAGCAGAAGGGGATAACAATCTCGGGATAAAATACTCGATCATTTTATTCCGCATTTGGTTAAACTTTTGAATCTGGGATTAACAATCTCAGGATTAAATACCACAATGACAAAGATGCCCTTCTCCAAAGCTCTTCTCTGAAAGTCCTTTACAAAAAAGACAAGGTTAAAGTTGGAAACTAAAATTTTCCCACTTTATCACATGTaaaatcaaattcatgttttatatTATACTCATACCCTGTTTTAAGTCCAGTCAATCAACCATCTACCATTAATAGTATATCCTCTAAATAATCCCATCATTATTTAACCCCCATATTATACTACTGGACTAACTTGTTTACCAATACAACATTGTAAACTTGGAGATTACCCTTGTCGcaccaaaatttacatctccCGATGTAAAAACAAATGCATTTCTCAAATCATTGACAAAAAATGTGTTTGTTTCTTGTCCGACTTGTACAGGCTCGAAAGGATGTTTCTACTGTTGAGGATCCTTTTGATGCTCCTACCTACAATATCCCAGAGAAGCCTGTAACGTTTACTGAGGGAGCTTCCTATAGTCTTATCATTCTTGCTGGACTTGCAGTTGCCGGTGCTGCCGCATATGGAGTTTTTAAGGAACTCATTTTTCAGCCAAAAGAGTAAGGGTTGCATTTATGCTCTACATAGTTTGACAGAGAGCTTGAGTTCTTGTTTTCAATTTAGTTTAAAGTCATTTTGTGTTGTAGGtacaaaattttcaacaaaggTCTCGAGAGGGTTCAAAATGATGGTCAAGTATGTTTGTTGCCCCTATTGTTCTTACCTTCAATTTACTGCGTATAATTTTGAGAATGATTTGTATACTGAATATTGCAAGTCTGCACTTAAAGATCCtagtttcttatgtattttgatTCTAGTTGTACTTGAACTGATCAGTTGCATGTGTTTGCTACTTCACTCCAGGTCAAGGCAAGAATTGGATCCCCTGTAACAGGGTATGGATCAGAAAGTAGAAATCGTGCTGCGCGCCAACGCATCCCTAATAGGATATGGACTGATGAAGATGGAGTTGAGCATGTTGAGGTgactatttttttcttgtgaTCCCTATCTTTTGATACCCTCTCCTCCAATATATTTAGGTTCCCactcatatataattaaaaactgAATGTAGGTCAATTTTTATATTCGCGGACCACATGGAGCTGGCAAGGTTTATGCAGAGATGTTTCAAGACAAGGTGGATAAGCAGTGGAAGTTCACATACTTGATCGTTGAGATCAAATCACCTTCCCCAGCTCAACTGATGCTCGAGTCGTATGTACCTGCCTGAATATCAACACAAGTACATTATATGTTCTGTCCTGCTGCTATAATCGTGTGGATGCAGTCGATATCCTCTAAACTTTTTTTTCCAACTCCCCTGAGAGCTCTCAAGATGACAGTTCTGATGATTTCAAGTTCTTTTGGTTGAGCCATTTGCTCTGCTAACAGTTAGCATTGCTGAGAAAGTATTAGAAAGTTTACCTTTTATCGGtcataaaaaaaagttgcaAGAAAAACTGTTAAATTCTTTTAGATGTAAGACTTCGTTGCAGTTCAAATCCAAATAAGTTTTGGAATGATCAAGTTTTTATCTTCATGTTTTCTgcaattttttccctttttttttgctATCCAAATGCTTGTCTAAAGatgtttattgatttttttttcaatgcgCAAAACTCAAACCCGAAATCTTTACAGTTGTGACAAAGTGATCATATTCATCCCACCACAACACCCGGTGATTCTAAATCACCTGTCAATTAGTTGTTGCTTTAACACTTTAAGATTCAAAGGTgcaacttttttcttcttctatataATACTATTAACAGTCCTAATAGAAAACTTAATTCATTTCTCTGATGAATTTTACAGgacagaaaagaaaaaaaactataaaactaaacaaatactACTATCAGgcattttcaagatttttatGACTTTGAATTAAATGTCACTAAATAAATGTCGTTGTATCTCTACTTTCTTGTCGTATCTCGACTTTCTTGTAGTGTAGAATGGTGATGTGAAGAAGCTTTTGACAACACTGAAATGATGGAATGGAAAGCATTTGCTGcaattcttgattttatttgacCCCTTCTTGGCAAAGGCTTTGTGCCTCTAAAACCTTCAATTGCTGTTTTAGAAACTCTAGCAATTTTATGATTCATCATTTGGATCTTCAATTGATTCATGCAATTTCTCAATAAGAACAAAATTGTTAATGAATTTGGTTTTGGTTGAGtgagttgagttgagttatTTATATAGTAGTTGTATATTGGAACTCAATCCACACTAGAAAGATCAAGTGTTGTCTGGGAGAGGTTTGTTGTCAAATACTTTTCGAATCGGAAGCGGATTCAGCATTTAAGTTTTTCGACATTTAGTATATTAtactttacttttaaaattatggGTTTTACACGTTTGAAATATTAATGGTTTTAAAATTATGGGTTTTACACGTTTGAAATATTAATGGTTATATTTcgaataaaaagtattttttaaatctcataaattttaaatcttgaaTTCGCTTCCGACCGTAGAGTATAGGAGGAGTTGCGTCGCATTCCAGCAAGATTGTCTTTAGCTAAACAAGATTCTTTTCTCCCTAACTGGTGGCATCCAGAAAtagtcaaattatttatttattcattcattttgaCGTAATAGCTTACTCCATTTTAATAACGTCTAAATGATATAAGTCTGTCTGACTGAGAATAAATTCGTGTATACAAgtaatttataatatacatTATGAGTTGTCTGGTTTTCATTTTGCTACgttttttaacataaaatatgcGGCAGACAAATTTCAATACAAATCTATCGGTAGGATTTTGCTGGTTTTTATTTCCATAATATGACTTTAATTTGACAGCTAGcttattcaatttatataagatataacaaaaattctt contains these protein-coding regions:
- the LOC101248805 gene encoding probable mitochondrial import inner membrane translocase subunit TIM21 isoform X1, with protein sequence MQHVRRTGISLKTRWLLSNAAKSCNKLDSFLEYVPSRSLSDVGIGHFSSMAAESAAFNVSAKRELVKSGCARRSVYAAYPAEKVIDEPAGILVLYRNRRSTQCLMTFRSPFQLVNTTGVNPQSSCFARLFASKASGSRQKQSEARKDVSTVEDPFDAPTYNIPEKPVTFTEGASYSLIILAGLAVAGAAAYGVFKELIFQPKEYKIFNKGLERVQNDGQVKARIGSPVTGYGSESRNRAARQRIPNRIWTDEDGVEHVEVNFYIRGPHGAGKVYAEMFQDKVDKQWKFTYLIVEIKSPSPAQLMLESYVPA
- the LOC101248805 gene encoding probable mitochondrial import inner membrane translocase subunit TIM21 isoform X2, translating into MQHVRRTGISLKTRWLLSNAAKSCNKLDSFLEYVPSRSLSDVGIGHFSSMAAESAAFNVSAKRELVKSGCARRSVYAAYPAEKVNVDLAGILVLYRNRRSTQCLMTFRSPFQLVNTTGVNPQSSCFARLFASKASGSRQKQSEARKDVSTVEDPFDAPTYNIPEKPVTFTEGASYSLIILAGLAVAGAAAYGVFKELIFQPKEYKIFNKGLERVQNDGQVKARIGSPVTGYGSESRNRAARQRIPNRIWTDEDGVEHVEVNFYIRGPHGAGKVYAEMFQDKVDKQWKFTYLIVEIKSPSPAQLMLESYVPA